The genomic stretch CAATATGCCCGCATTGTGCCGCCTCCCTTCCCGCCGCTGACCTCAGTTTACTTGAGCGGTATCTTTGAAATTCTCGGTGGAATTGGCTTACTGATTCCAGTTTTGAGCGTGACGGCTGCCTGGTGCCTGATCGCCCTGTTTATTGGGGTGTTTCCTGCAAACCTCTACATGACGTTCCACAATATTAAAATCGACGGTATTCCTCAGAATCCTACGCTGTACTGGCTAAGATTGCCGCTGCAAGCCGTTCTGATTGCCTGGGCATATTGGTACACGCGCAACCCCCAGAACCAGGTTGGAGCCTCTACCGTTGCTGAAGCGATCGCATCACGCTCCGGTGACGCGTAGCGGCAAGCCGATCGATTCACGCAAATCATCTAAGGTATAGACGCTTGATTAAACGAGGGGTTGGCGTTCTTTGATCCCTGCCGATTCCGTTATTCTTCCATTCCTATTCACGTTTGCTTCCCTCAAACCATTATCTTAGTATGCATATTTTTGTACATAAGCCGATCGCTTAGCGTTGCTTAACCGCTTGAACGATCGCTTTCACCAACTCTTCTGGTGCTACGGGTTTAGAGACGTGGTACTGAAATCCAGCCGCGAGTGCCTGACGGCGATCGTATTCTCCTGCGTAGGCGGTGAGCGCTATGGCTGATATTGTTCCTCCTGCTTCCGGCGATCGCGCTCGAATTTGCCGCATCAGGGTGTACCCATCCATTTCTGGCATTCCAATGTCACAGAGTAGAACATCAGGAATAGACTGAGACAATTTCAACAATGCCTCTGCCGCAGAATGGGCAACGGTGACTTGAGCGCCTTGCTGAGACAGAACGAACTCTGCCAGGCTCAGCATATCGGCTTCATCGTCTACGACTAGAATTTGTAGCCCTGCTAAATTTACAGCTTGAGTGAGGGATTCTGGGACTATAAAGCTTTCTGGAGCAACGGTGGCAACGGGTAAGCAAACGATGAAGGTTGCGCCTAATCCTTCTCCCCGACTCTCTGCCTGAATGGTGCCGCCGTGCAGCTCTACAATTTGACGGGCGATCGCAAGTCCCAACCCTAAACCGCCAAACTGACGGCTTGTGCTGCTGTCAGCTTGTCGAAAGTATTCAAACATATGGGGAAGAAAATCAGGATCAATTCCTTTGCCGTTATCCGTGACTCGAATTTGAATCTGGTCATTCAGATCTTCTAGCTGAATCTTGATTTGCCCCTCATAGGGTGTAAATTTGACAGCGTTTGAGAGCAGATTCCACACAACCTGCTGAAGACGATTGGCATCCCCAAGCAGCGTTTTCTTGGGCGATTGCAGAACTGTCTCAATCTGAATAAATTTCGTTGAAGCGGCGAGCTGCACTGTTTCGATCGCACCTTGAATCACGGTGGTTAAATCAACTGGCGCAATATTGAGACTCAGTTTACCCCGCAGCATTCGAGAAATGTCCAGCAAGTCTTCGATGAGCTGCGCCTGGAGTTTGGCATTGCGTTCAACGGTTGCCAACGCCTGATCGACTTTTTCGGGCGGCAGCTTTTGAGTTCGCAGCAGCTTTGACCAGCCCAGAATCGGGTTCAGCGGCGATCGCAGTTCGTGGGACAGGACTGCCAAAAATTCATCTTTCACCTGGTTTGCCTGTTCTGCCTCGGCTCTCGCATTCCGTTCGGCTTCGTACAGTTGGGCACGAAAAATTGCCTGGGCACATTGACGGCTGAGGGCTAGCACAAAGTTGCGATCGTCCTGACTGGGATTCCTGAATTCTTTGAAGCTGAGCAGCAGCCCCCCCACGGATATGCCTTCAACCACTAAGGGAAGCGCCATCCAGGATTCAAAGTCATAGCGCCTATAGACAGAGGCTAAGTGGGGATAGCGGGAAATTCGATCGATGAAGCTTTCCATCCAGGCTGGCTCTCCCGTTCTAATCGCCTCTGCCAGCGGCACATCGGTATCGATGGAGAATCTGCGCCAGCTTTTGACTAAATCTTCTGCATATCCAACTGATTTAACGATCTCAAGTTCTGTCCTGTCTTTGCTGACTAAAACCACCAGGGCAGCCGTCGCCTCCAAAGTTGCCATGCTCTGCTCTACAATCACTTCAGCAACCTGTTCGGGCGTGAGGGATTCTGAAAGGGCAGCCGTTACGGTTTGCAGGCGGGCGGTGCGATCGGCAGCGGTTTCGGCGGCGTGTTTTGCCTGTTGCGCCGTGTGGTAAAGATGGGCATTATCAATGGCGATTGCTGCCCGACGTGCCAGATCTTCCGCCAGCTCCAGATCCCCCATGCTGTAATGGCGATCGGATTCGGCAAATACGAAGGAAATGCTGCCCAATACGCGTCCACGCGCCCGGAGAGGAGCAACGATAGCGGACTTTAAGCCCAATCCGCATAAAATTTCCAGATATTCAGGGTTTGAAACCGCTGCTGCGAGCTGCTCATCAGAAATGGCGATCGCAATTTCGCTCTGTCCAGTTCTCATAACCTGAGAAATGCCATATCCATCGTTCAAATGTCTGGGAAAGCGGTGAGCCAGCTTCCAGCCAAACTGAACCTTTTCTGGGTCGGAATGGGCGACAGCAACGCGGCTAATGCTGCCATCCTCGTTCAGCAAATCGACAGCGCACCAGTCGGCAAAATAGGGCACTGCTAACTGGGTGACGCTCTGGAGCGTTTGTTCGTAGTCCAGCGAGGACGCAAGAACTTCACTCACAGCTACCAAAAATGCGGAACGGCTTTGAGCTTGTTCTGGCTCTTTGGCAGACCATTGCGCGACGGAGGTTAGCGG from Leptolyngbya ohadii IS1 encodes the following:
- a CDS encoding ATP-binding protein — translated: MELNPTNANLDRSSSEPWAQLPLQAQTVGGLFATVVENIAEAFFALDATGRCTYLNTTAEQLFGITRTDLLGKALWDIFQVDPLSQLCQLCQQAITKQLLSVEFEPVKFEEFYPSLNRWFTVRLFPIPDGLAAYFLDITERKETKSALQKQQELLKAQLDAQLDSAQAERNPPDPREQSKPLTSVAQWSAKEPEQAQSRSAFLVAVSEVLASSLDYEQTLQSVTQLAVPYFADWCAVDLLNEDGSISRVAVAHSDPEKVQFGWKLAHRFPRHLNDGYGISQVMRTGQSEIAIAISDEQLAAAVSNPEYLEILCGLGLKSAIVAPLRARGRVLGSISFVFAESDRHYSMGDLELAEDLARRAAIAIDNAHLYHTAQQAKHAAETAADRTARLQTVTAALSESLTPEQVAEVIVEQSMATLEATAALVVLVSKDRTELEIVKSVGYAEDLVKSWRRFSIDTDVPLAEAIRTGEPAWMESFIDRISRYPHLASVYRRYDFESWMALPLVVEGISVGGLLLSFKEFRNPSQDDRNFVLALSRQCAQAIFRAQLYEAERNARAEAEQANQVKDEFLAVLSHELRSPLNPILGWSKLLRTQKLPPEKVDQALATVERNAKLQAQLIEDLLDISRMLRGKLSLNIAPVDLTTVIQGAIETVQLAASTKFIQIETVLQSPKKTLLGDANRLQQVVWNLLSNAVKFTPYEGQIKIQLEDLNDQIQIRVTDNGKGIDPDFLPHMFEYFRQADSSTSRQFGGLGLGLAIARQIVELHGGTIQAESRGEGLGATFIVCLPVATVAPESFIVPESLTQAVNLAGLQILVVDDEADMLSLAEFVLSQQGAQVTVAHSAAEALLKLSQSIPDVLLCDIGMPEMDGYTLMRQIRARSPEAGGTISAIALTAYAGEYDRRQALAAGFQYHVSKPVAPEELVKAIVQAVKQR
- a CDS encoding DoxX family protein, whose translation is MTSSLPPQHRRKEILRGILALSLVIVGITHFLRPEQYARIVPPPFPPLTSVYLSGIFEILGGIGLLIPVLSVTAAWCLIALFIGVFPANLYMTFHNIKIDGIPQNPTLYWLRLPLQAVLIAWAYWYTRNPQNQVGASTVAEAIASRSGDA